The Planctomycetota bacterium nucleotide sequence CAAAACGGGTCTGTTCGAGATCCATGCGGACGCCCGTCAGCAAATCGTCGAAGAGCGCGCGCTCGATGCCGCAGGCCTGGACGGTGTGGCCGAACGCTTCGAGCGCCCAGCGTTGCTCGCCGCGTAGTGCCGAGGGCATACGCCCGGCATAGACCTCGTCGAGAATGCCGTCGAACTCAGCGAGTTTTTCACGTTTGGCGTCGTCGGCACCGACGCTGTCAACCGCGTCATCCACACTGCGGCAAAACGCGTACACCGCAAACGCATGACGTCGCTTGGGCTTGCTGAGAAACTTGCTGGCGAAGTGGAACGACTTGGCGTGGCGTCGGCAAATGGCTTCGGCCGCGTCGTAAGACGCTGCATCAGCGAGTGGTGTTGGGTTGGCGTGCGTCGTGGCCATGGGCACGGGCAACATAGCCGGTCAGCCGCGTGGGGGAAACTGCCGACTTGCCGGAACGACCGACCGTTCGGGTTACTTCCCGCTGACGAACCGACCTTCGATCTGGTCGAGCGCCTTGCCGGTATCGTCGCCGGCTTCAAGGGCGGCGGTGACTTTCTTGATGCCGTGCATGACGGTGGTGTGGTCGCGGCCGCCGTAGAAACCGCCGATCTCGGCGTAGCTGTAGCGGGTGTGTCGGCGAGCCAGGAACATGCAAATCTGCCGGGGCCAGGCGATCGACTTGGTACGGCGTTTACCCTGAAGCTCCTGCACCTTGACGTTGAAGTAGCGCGACACCGCGTCGTTGATCGCCTCGATCGTCACCGACGTGCTCTGCTCGACCGGCGGCTCGCCCAATGCGTGCCTGGCAAGTTCGACCGTCGGCTCCTGCTCCACCGAACGGGCGTAGCCGTCAACGGTCATGATCGCGCCTTCGAGTTCACGCGTGTTGTTCTCGAAGCGGTTGGCGATGTACTCGATCACGTCATGGCCGAGATCAATGTCGCGCATCCGCGCCTTTTTCTTCACGATGGCGATGCGGGTCTCCAAGTGCGGCCGCTCGATACGGGCGACGATGCCCCAGTTGAACCGGCTGCTGAGACGCTCCTCGATGTCGGGGATCTCGGTGGGCGCGACATCGGCGCTGAGGACGATCTGCTTCTTCGCCTGCCAGAGCGAGTTGAACGTGTGGAAGAACTCTTCCTGCGTCTGCTCCTTGCCCGAGAGAAAGTGAATGTCGTCGATGATGAGCACGTCCGCGTGACGGAAGCGATGCCGGAAGCCGGTCATTTGGCCGGCCTCCACGGCGTTGATGTACTGCGTGATGAAGTCCTCGCAGGAGATGTACACGATGCGTGCCTCGGGGCGGTTGGCGAGGATGGCTTGGCAGATGGCCTGGAGCAGGTGCGTCTTGCCGAGCCCGGGCATGCCGTGGACGAACAGCGGGTTGTAGTTGGTCCCCGGCGCGTCGCCGACGGCGGTCGCGGCAGCGTAGGCGAAACGGTTGCTGTGGCCTTCGACGAAGTTCTCGAAGGTGTGGTCCGGCGAGAGCGGCATCGGCTCGTCGGCCTGATCGAACACACCGCCGGTCGGCTTGGTGTCGCAGTGGAACACGACCGACAGGAGCCGGTGCGTGACGTTTTGTGCCGCGTGGCTGAAGGCTTCGGCACACTTGCCGTTGAGGTAGTTGAGTTGGGCGATGTCCTGGCAATGGACCGCGATCACCCCGCCGTCGATGGCGAGCGGACGAAGCTGGGCGAACCACGCCCGGTTCAGCGTCGGATGATGAATCTTGACCTGCGTGAGGATGCGACGCCATGTGGACTCGTCGAGCGGACGACCTGCCTTGGCGGAACTGCTCGCGTGCGGTGCGGACATGTGTGCGGGGATCTCCTGATGAATGGGATAAACCGCGTCCGTCGAAGCACCATGGCGGCGTGCCCGCGGATCAGTCGATACCGTGGCGTCGCTCGGTTTCCGCTGCGGCATGGCCATGAATACCTCCCTGAAACTACGTTGATCCCTACGACTTCAGCACACACCGAACGAGGTCACGATGCAACCACGCCGGACGCCGACTTGCTCGAATAGCGACTCGCCAAAACAGCTTGGAGCCATCGATGCGAGCGGCGAGCATACGACATTCTCGCCGTGCTTCCACACCGAAGATCGGCTCAATTTTTTGTGGCCCGCTTAGCCGCCGTTAGGCGAGGATTTACGCGCGAGAATCATCCGAAAATTATCCCCGCCGACGTGTCACGAAGACGACGGCAGTTGCAAGCCGAGTGCTTCCATCACCATCTGCAAGTCACCCCAGACGGTGCGTCGAGTTTTCTCGTTGTAGCTGCGGAGCACATATGCCGGGTGGTAGGTCGGCATGAGTTGGATGCCTCGCCATGTGTGCCATCGGCCGCGGAGCTTGCCCATCGACAGGCTGCTGTTGAGCATGTACCGCGAGGCGGGCAGGCCGAGCGTGACGATGACCTCCGGCCGCACCAGTTGCACCTGTTCGAGTAGGTAGGGTGTGCAGGCGGCCGTTTCGTCGGCGGTCGGTTGCCGATTGTTCGGCGGTCGGCACTTCACGACGTTGGCGATGAACACCGACTCCCGGGACAAACCCATCGCGTCGATCATCTTGTCGAGCAACTGCCCGGCCCGACCGACGAACGGACGACCGGTTTCATCCTCGTTTTGGCCCGGCCCTTCACCGATGAACATCAGCCGGGCATCGGGTGCCCCTTCTCCGAAGACGGTCTGCGTACGCGTCTCATGCAGCACGCATTTGGTGCAACCGGTCACATGAGTTTGGTCGAGCACGGTCAGTTGCTTAACGCGTTCCTCGACAGGCAACGGCTCGCCGGGTAGCGGGTCATCCGGCGGCGTGGCATCGGCCTTCGTTGCGGTGACCGAATTGCCGAAGAGATCGACCACGGGTTTGGGACGTGGCGGTTCCGCTTTGGGCTTGGCTTGTTTCCGAGGCCCGCGTGGCAGCGGCAGGCTGGACGTCGAGTCATCCGCACCCGAAGCCGACCCGGCACCACCGGTGGTGTCCGACCAGGTCACCGCCTCAACACCGAACGCCTGCTCGGCTTTGAGCAGCAGACGCTTTCGGGCGTTGAGGATGCGGTCGGTTTCGCTCACGATGACTACTGTACGCCCTCACACGGACCACACGCATGAGCCAAAACCAACAAGTTTCGGGCTTCACCACCCCCGCCGACCTGCCGCCCAAGGCTGACATTCTCGCCGAGCCCATCCGGCACATCGACGTCACCGCCCACGACTGCCGACCCACCGTCGACGCGATGCGGCACATGGCGTTCACCTCCCGCGACCTCGCCCGGGCTGCCGACATCTACGACACCATGCTCGCCGACCGCGACTGCGCGATCATCCTCTGCATCGCCGGGTCGATGGTCTCGGCCGGGCTCAAGAAGGTCTTCACCGACCTGATCGACAACCACATGGTCGACGCCATCGTCTCCACGGGCGCGAACATCGTCGACCAGGACTTTTTCGAAGCCCTCGGCTTCAACCACTACGTCGCCCCCGACGAGTACAAGTCCGGCATCCACGATCAGGCACTCCGCGAGCTGATGATCGACCGGATCTATGACACGTTCATCGACGAGGAGCAGCTACGCGTCAGCGACGACACGACCAAGGCGATCTTCGATGGACTCGAACCGCGGCCGTATACGAGCCGGGAGCTCATGGCCGTGCTCGGGAAGCACCTCGACGAGCACGGCGTCAAGGGCGACGGCCGCAGCATCATCCACTCGGCTTTCCAGCGTGACGTGCCGATCTACATCCCCGCGCTCAACGACTGCTCGGCCGGCTTTGGTTTGGTTGGGCACCAGAAGGAGCGCCGCGACGCCGGCCAGCCGTACATGACCCACGACGGCGGCGGCGACTTCTACGAACTCTCCAAGATCAAATCGCTCAACCGCACCACCGGCCTGTTCATGCTCGGCGGCGGCGTGCCGAAGAACTTCGCCCAGGACATCACCGTCGCCGCCGATTACTTCGGCCAGGAGCCGACGCTGCACAAGTACGCCATCCAGGTCACCGTCGCCGACGTCCGCGACGGCGCCCTCTCAAGCAGCACGCTTAAGGAAGCGTGTAGCTGGGGCAAGGTCGATACGGTGCACGAGCAGATGGTCTTCAGCGAAGCCACCCTCGCCGTCCCGCTCATCGCCGGCTACGCATACCACCAGAGCAGCTGGAAACACCGCGAAGGCAAACGCCTCGCGACGCAGGTGTGAGCGTTCTGCCATTCTGAGCGCAGCCGAGGGATCTAGCCTCGAAAGCCGACCGCACGATTCAGCCGCTGGGCATCCGAAGCTAGATCCTTCGACTTTGCTCAAGATGACATTCGCACCCATGTCCAAGTTCGTCGAATCCTGTGTCGAGATGGTGAAAGAGCCGGCCAAGCTGGCCGAGCGTGCGCAGAAGGGAAAGCCCCGTGCCCGCAAACTGCTCAAGGCGGTCGAGGGCAAGAAGAACATCATCGTCAGCTGCCACATGCACCCCGACCCGGACGCGCTCGGCTCGGCGGCGGGGTTGACCTATCTACTCGAAAAACGCATGCCCGATGCCCGCGTCCGCATGTGCGTCCGTGGCCAGATTCCCGGCGGGCTCAATGATGCCTTTTCCAAGCACGCGCGGCTCGACATCGACAAATGGCCCGAGTCGTTCGACGACATCGACGCCGCCATCCTCTGCGACGTCCAGCCGGCATTCCCCACCAACCCCCTGCCGGACGACGTTTCGCCCGTCGCCGTCGTTGACCACCACCGTTCGCGGCGCAAGAACCCCGACTCCAAGTTCTGCGACATCCGCCCGGACATCGGCGCGACCGCGAGCATCGTGTTCAGTTACTTCGCCGAGCTCGACGAGGTGATCCCGCCGGACCTCTCGGCCGTCTTGCTGTACGCGATCGAGTCCGACCTCGCCGGCAGCGCGGGGACGCCGAGCGAGTTGGACAACCTTGCCCTTTCCACGCTCGCGCTCACCGCCGACACGCGCCGGTTGTACAAGATGCGCAACGTCGCGCTGCCCCAGGAGTACTTCGCCGGCTACGCCGCCGCGATGACCAACGCCGTCCGCTACGGCAACTGCATGGTCTCGGCACTCGGCCCGGTGCAAACGCTGGAGAAGCCCGCAGTGATGGCCGACTTCCTGCTCCGACTCGACGGTGTCGAAACCGTCCTAGTCACCGGATTGCATGACGAAGACGGCAACGGCATCGCCGACCGGCTCGTGCTCTCGCTCCGCACCGGCGGCGGCCGGTCGGCCGGCGAACTGATGCGCAAACTCGTCCGTGACATCGGCCAGGGCGGCGGTCACAAGCACAAGGCCGGCGGCTTCATCTCGCTCGACGAACTCTCCGACCTTCCCAAAATCCGCGCCCGCATCAAACGCCGACTGCTCCGCAACCTCGACATCGGCGACGCCCGCGGCCAGTGGCTGCTCCCCGATGCCCCGCCCAAGATCGACGTCACCGGCGGCACCGCCACCGCCCGCAGCGCCCCCGCCATGGACCTCGAAGACGCGGTCTAATCACCCATTTTGCGGCCGCGGCGCAGCCGCCCGCTCCTCCGCCAGAAACCTGCGCACCCACGCCCCGATCTCATCCCGGATCTCCCGAAACAGCACCCGCTGCTCATCCACCGGCATCTCCGCATCCGGATCAGTAAACGCCCGATGCACCGTCCGCTTCGCCCCGGCAAAAACCGGACACGCTTCCTTCGCCGAATCGCACACCGTAATCACCGCGTCATACTCACCGTCGGCATACCGATCGACGTGGTCCGACGTGTGCTTGCTGATGTCGACACCGACCTCGGCCATCACCTCAACCGCAACCGGATGCACCCCCTTCGGATGCGTTCCGGCCGAGTCGACGTGGACACCCGCCCCGCCCAGATGCGCAAGCCAACCATGCGCCATCTGCGAGCGACATCGATTGCCAGTGCAAAGCACGAGGTAGCGTTTCATGTCCGACCGTAGGGCAGGCACGGCCTGCCAACTCGGGGAGCGGCCGATCAATCCCACCAGAAGTACAGCCGATCGCCGTGCGTGAGCGCTGTCGCAAGCGCTGCGACACTGCCGACGCCTTGGTTGACGATGTCCGGACAGAACGTGTACATCCACTTGGCCAGCGCACGACTGTTCCCGCCCCGTCCGGTGAACCGTCCCTCGATCAGGTCGTAGTCGATCGTCGATAGGACAAACGGCCGAAGCTCGTGCAACTGTCGCAGCGCGGCGAAAACTTGCCCGGGCCCGACTTCGTAGTTGGCTCCGTTCGACTGCATCAGCCCGATCGCCTCGGCGAGGTCGGTCGAGGGGATCAGCATGACACGGGCGTCTGGATGAATCTGGAATCCCGCCGGGCCGTTGCCGATGAACACGCGACAGCCGAGGCTTTCGATCGCGTCGCGCTGCTCGTCGACGACACGCTTGGCCGTGTCTTCCCCGGCGACGAAGTAGTGGATGTTCGAAACCTCGTCGGACGTCCGCGCCTCGACGCCCAGCGCCTCCTCCAGAAGGTCTACCGCCCCCTGCGGACACGGCTCTGCAAACGTCGGCATCGGCAACTCGTACGCCGCGCCCTTCCAACGCTGCTCAATCACCGGTGCGGCCTTCTTCTTCGCCTGCTTCTTCGCTCGCTTCGGCGTCGCCTTCTCAGCTTCGCCGAGGAGATCAATCACCTCCCGAAGGCCCGCCTTGCTCGGGGCCGGGCGTCGATCGTCGGAGTAGCGCAAACCTTTCCAACGCTCGGCCGCCTGTCGCGGCGTCAGCTTGTTGATGTCGTACGCCTTCGCGTGCGGATCGGCTCCGGCTTCGAGCAGAACGCGCACCACGTCGGCGTGACCCTCCTTCGCAGCACAGTGCAAGGGCGTCTGCTTTTCCGAATCCTTCACGCTCGGCTTCACGTTCTTCCCCAACAGCCAACGCACCGCCCCAACCTGCCCGTGCTCGGCAGCGACGTGCAGCACTTGCCGACGGTGCTCATTCAAGCCGGCCGTTCTCTGATGGGGATCGGCACCAGCGTCGAGGAGTCGCTGCATGACTTCCACATCGCCAAGCTTGCAAGCCGCGATCATCGGCGTGAGCTCTTCGACGTACGCGGCACCCGGCGCATTGGGGTCGGCCCCAGCGTGAAGCAACAGCTCAACGATCTCCCGATGGCCGTCGAGCACGGCCCGGATCAACGGAGTCGTGTAAATCTGGCCACCATGCCAGTGCTGTTCCTGTTCGTCCAAGTCGGCCCCGGCATCGATGCAGCGTCGCACGAGATCCGGATCGCCGAGGGCAACGGCCGACAGCAACGCGTTCGCTTGGTTGGGATCGAAACCACCCGTTTTCTCGCTACCCGCCATAAGCAGAGCGTACCGCTACGCCGACCCCGGCTAAAGTGCGGCTTCATGGAACTGAGCAAGAGCTACGACGCCGCGGCGACCGAGTCGGCCGTTGCACGGGTCTGGAACGAGGAGAACTGCTTCCACGCGGAGCCGGACCCGAGCCGGGAGTCGTTCGTCGTGGTCATCCCGCCGCCGAACGTCACGGCGGCGCTGCACCTCGGGCACGCGCTCAACAACACGATCCAGGACATCCTCGTCCGCCGGGCGCGCATGCGGGGGCTCAACGCCGTCTGGCTCCCCGGCACCGACCACGCCGGCATCGCCACGCAGTCCGTCGTCGAGAAGCGCGTCCTCGCCGAGGAAGGCAAGCGTCGCACCGACTTCGAACGTGACGAGTTCGTCGCCAAGATCCAGGCGTGGAAGGACGAGTACGAGCAAACCATCCTCGGCCAGCTCAAGGCCATGGGCTGCAGCTGCGACTTCGACCGCACCGCGTTCACGATGGACGAGCAGCGGGCAAAGGCGGTCCGCGAAGCGTTCTTCCGGCTGTTCAAGGACGGCCTGATCTACCGCGGCAAACGGCTCGTCAATTGGGACCCCGTCACCCAAACGGCGCTGGCCGACGACGAGGTCGAGATGGAGGACATCGACGGCAGCTTCTGGTACCTGAAGTACCCCCTCGTCGATTCAGACGAGACGGTGACCGTCGCCACCACCCGCCCTGAAACCATGCTCGGCGACACTGCCGTTGCCGTGAACCCGAAGGACGAGAAGCGCGCCCACCTGATCGGCCGCAAAGTCCGCCTGCCGATCGTCGATCGCGAGATCCCGATCGTCGGCGACGAGTATGTCGTCATCCCCGACCCCGAAAGCAGCGACCCCAAAGCCAAGTACGCCAGCGGCTTCCTGAAAGTCACCCCCGCCCACGACCCCAACGACTGGGACATCGGCCAGCGGCACGACCTCGACGTCATCAACATCATGGCCCCCGACGCGTCGATCTCCGACGCCCACGGCTGGACGCCCGAAACCGACGCCGCGAAGGCGTTCGTCGGCAAGAGCCGCGAGGACGCCCGCACTGCCGTCGTCGAGTGGTTCAAGGACAACGGCCTGCTCGCCGAGGTCCGCCCTTACTCCCACGCCGTCGGCCACAGCTACCGCAGCCACGTCCCCGTCGAGCCGTACCTGAGCGACCAGTGGTACGTCGCCATGCAAAAGCCCATCGGCGGCGAGTCGGAAGGCAACGTGGAAGGCACCGACATTCCGAAGAACAGCCTTGCGGGTTACGCATTGACGGCGTTGAGCGGCGACCAAAGGGAGCTTCCCCCCGAAGCTCCCTTCGGTCGCCGCTCAACCAACCAACTGAGCTTCATCCCTGACCGCTACGCCAAGACCTACCACGCCTGGCACGCCAACCTCCGCGACTGGTGCATCAGCCGACAGCTCTGGTGGGGACATCGGATTCCGGTGTGGACATTTGCTCTTGAACTAAGTGGAATCGATGGCGTTCATACCGCCGCGGGAATCAAGGAGGGAAGATACAGAGCGTTCGAGCGAGCAAAGGTCCGTCTCGAGGAACTCGCAGCAGCAGAAGGGCAACCTGGTTGCTTTGTTTTCGACTTCAACTTTCTGGGCGCGAAGATTCGCGTTACCCCGCGAAACTCCGAAGCGATCGGTATCTTGCAACGGTTCATTGCCTACAAGCGGTCATTTGCTGCGCAGGAGGTGGGCAAGCGAACGCAGTACGCCGAACACGACGCTGACAATCGGCCGATTTACCATAACACGCATGTCAGGGAGACAGCGGCGGAAGCATTACTTGCTCTGCACAGCTTTGACACGATCGACCCCGACGTCCTCGACACCTGGTTCTCCTCCGCCCTCTGGCCGATCTCGACGCTTGGCTGGCCGGACGATACCGCCGAGCTGAAGGCGTGGAACCCCACCACCGTCCTCTGCACCGCGCGTGAGATCATCACGCTTTGGGTCGGGCGGATGGTCATGTTCAACCGCTACTTCCGTGGCGGTGACCTCCCGTTCAATGACGTGTTCATCCACGCGATGATCCAGGACGGGCACGGGCAGAAGATGTCGAAAAGCCTTGGCAATGGCGTCGATCCACTCGACATCATCCATTCGCATGGGGCCGACGCGATGCGTTTCACGCTCTGCCAGATGACCACGCACACGCAGGACGTCCGCATGCCGGTGGACATGGTCGACCCGCACACGGGCGAGACGTTCGAGCCAAAGACAATCACGAACAAGGCCGGCTTCACCGTCGCCGCGCCGATTCAGGAACACGGTGGCAAAAAGATGGTCAGCAGCTACGGCCTCGCGTCCGGCGAGGCGTCGCCGACCGACGACATGCCGCTGGCCCGCAATACCTCCAGCAAGTTCGACCTCGGCCGGAACTTCTGCAATAAGCTGTGGAACGCCTCGCGCTTCGTCATCGGCAACCTCGACGGTGACGCATCGGTCGGTGAGCTCTCCGCCGTCGATCGCTGGATCCTCTCGCGACTTGCCAAGACCATCGACGCGGTCAACGACGCCGCCGAGAACTACCGCTTCGACCGCTACGCGACGGCGATCTACGACTTCGTCTGGCGCGACTACTGCGACTGGTACATCGAGGCGGCGAAGCCGGCGCTGCGTGACGAAGCGACCGCGGCGACGACGCGAGCCGTCCTTTCGACATGCCTCGACGCGGCGTTGCGGCTGCTCAGCCCGATCACGCCGTTCGTTACCGAGAAGCTTTGGTGGGCGCTTAACGATGTCGCCCCGTCACGCGGCATCCCCGGCATGTTCGACCTGCCGCCGAGCGAGCGCTGCATGCTCGCGGCCTGGCCAACCGGCAACACGGACGCCATCGACGAGGAAGCGGAGGCGACCATCGCGACGCTACAGGAACTCGCCACCGCCATCCGCACGGTCCGTAATGAAAACAACGCCGATCCGCGCAAGAAGTATCCCGTGACCATCGCCGGTGCGTCCGACGCGGTGCAAGCCAACGCGTCCGTGATCGAGCTTTGGGCGACTTGCACGGTGAACTTCGGTAACGCCCCCGCCGACGCGGCCAAGACCACCGCGGCCGGCTGCGAGGTGTATGTCGAGGGCGTCATCGACAAAGCCGCCGGCGCGAAACGCAAGGCCGAACTCGAAAGGAAGATCAAGGCGATGCAAGGCAGGTTGGCGAACAAGGGCTACACCGACAAAGCCCCGGCCCACCTCGTCCAACAGACCCGCGACGAACTCGCCGCCGCCGAAGCGGAGCTTGCGGCGCTCTCGTAACGAACCACGTTGCGGAGCAACGCGTTTGAACGAGGAAGCTCGCTCAATGATCGTGCGCGCCTTCGAGGTCTTCGATCGGGACCGGGTCGGTCTCGCGGATCGACGCGACGAACTTGCTCGTTTGTTCGTTCGGCTCAAAGAGCGCGACGAGTTCGTCGGTGACATCGACGATTTCCACGCCCTTGCCGGTCCACGTCACGAACGGGACGATCACGTCAACACCCGCCTCGGCCGCGACATTGGGCAGCTGCCCCGCCACCGGTTCGAGCAGATCATCGACCGGCACCGCGGCGAAGCCCTGATAATGCAGTCGACGTTGCTGCGTCTTGCCCCACGATTCCAACTCGCCGACTTTGGCCTGATCACCATCGGCCTTCGCCTGGGCGTGTTCCTGCATCTTGAGATGCAGGCGTTCGTCGTTGAAGTCCGATCCTGCGTAGGCCACGGCGATCGCGCGGGTGTCGTACACGCCGACACGCAGCATCGGCACGGCAGCGTCGTTGGTGGAGTCACCAACCACCGACATCGGGACGGCGATCGCGACGAGCACGCAAAGAAGAACAAGAATTTTCACGGTTTGCTCCGGCTGGGGGCACCCGAGTGTATCAAACCACGGCGTTGACTCGTGCGACCCGACGCCACGGCTGGTCAGGTTGTCACACGCAAGATTTCATCGAGCGTCGTGACACCACTGACGACCTTCTCGGCACCGTCCTTACGCAGCGTCGTCATGCCGTTGCCATGGGCGAGTTTGCGGAGGTCGCCAAGGCTCATGCCTTTGGTGATCGCTTCGAGAATGCGATCGTTGGAACGCAGCAGTTCGTAGATGCCGAGCCGCCCGGCAAAGCCGGTGTCGCGACACGCATCGCAGCCGCAAGGCTTGAAAATCTCATCGGGCACTTTGCCGGTGAGCCCTTCGAGCTGCTCGGCGATCGGCTTGGTGAGTTTCGCGGACTTCTTGCAGTTGTCGCAGAGCCGCCGCACCAGCCGCTGGGCGAGCACGCCGCCGAGTGTCGCGCCAACAAGGTACGGCTCGATGCCGAGGTTGAACAAACGCGTCGCCGCGCTGACCGCGTCGTTGGTGTGCAGCGTCGAGAACACGAGGTGGCCGGTGAGCGCCGCTTGCGTTGCCAGCCGCGCGGTCTCGTCGTCGCGTACCTCGCCGACCATGACCACGTCCGGGTCCTGACGCAGCAGTGCTCGCAGAGCCGACGGAAACGTGAAGCCCGCCTTCTCGTTGACCTGGAACTGATTGATGCCCGCGAGGTGGTACTCGACGGGGTCCTCGACGGTCGAGATGTTGAGTTCCTCGGTGTTGATTTCGGAAAGCGCGGCGTAGAGCGTGGTCGACTTACCCGAACCGGTCGGCCCAGTGACAAGAACGATGCCGTTGGGTTGGGCGATGAGTTCACGCCACTGCTTGAGCATGTCGTAGCCGAAGCCGAGCTTCTCGAGGTTGTGCTGAGCTTTCTCGTTGTCGATGACGCGGATGACGACCTTTTCGCCGTGCCGGCCGGGCATCGTGCTGACGCGCAGGTCGATCGGACGTTTGTCCATCTGAACGTGGATGCCGCCGTCCTGAGGAAGGCGGCGCTCGGCGATGTC carries:
- the dnaA gene encoding chromosomal replication initiator protein DnaA → MSAPHASSSAKAGRPLDESTWRRILTQVKIHHPTLNRAWFAQLRPLAIDGGVIAVHCQDIAQLNYLNGKCAEAFSHAAQNVTHRLLSVVFHCDTKPTGGVFDQADEPMPLSPDHTFENFVEGHSNRFAYAAATAVGDAPGTNYNPLFVHGMPGLGKTHLLQAICQAILANRPEARIVYISCEDFITQYINAVEAGQMTGFRHRFRHADVLIIDDIHFLSGKEQTQEEFFHTFNSLWQAKKQIVLSADVAPTEIPDIEERLSSRFNWGIVARIERPHLETRIAIVKKKARMRDIDLGHDVIEYIANRFENNTRELEGAIMTVDGYARSVEQEPTVELARHALGEPPVEQSTSVTIEAINDAVSRYFNVKVQELQGKRRTKSIAWPRQICMFLARRHTRYSYAEIGGFYGGRDHTTVMHGIKKVTAALEAGDDTGKALDQIEGRFVSGK
- a CDS encoding uracil-DNA glycosylase codes for the protein MPVEERVKQLTVLDQTHVTGCTKCVLHETRTQTVFGEGAPDARLMFIGEGPGQNEDETGRPFVGRAGQLLDKMIDAMGLSRESVFIANVVKCRPPNNRQPTADETAACTPYLLEQVQLVRPEVIVTLGLPASRYMLNSSLSMGKLRGRWHTWRGIQLMPTYHPAYVLRSYNEKTRRTVWGDLQMVMEALGLQLPSSS
- a CDS encoding deoxyhypusine synthase, coding for MPPKADILAEPIRHIDVTAHDCRPTVDAMRHMAFTSRDLARAADIYDTMLADRDCAIILCIAGSMVSAGLKKVFTDLIDNHMVDAIVSTGANIVDQDFFEALGFNHYVAPDEYKSGIHDQALRELMIDRIYDTFIDEEQLRVSDDTTKAIFDGLEPRPYTSRELMAVLGKHLDEHGVKGDGRSIIHSAFQRDVPIYIPALNDCSAGFGLVGHQKERRDAGQPYMTHDGGGDFYELSKIKSLNRTTGLFMLGGGVPKNFAQDITVAADYFGQEPTLHKYAIQVTVADVRDGALSSSTLKEACSWGKVDTVHEQMVFSEATLAVPLIAGYAYHQSSWKHREGKRLATQV
- a CDS encoding DHH family phosphoesterase, whose amino-acid sequence is MSKFVESCVEMVKEPAKLAERAQKGKPRARKLLKAVEGKKNIIVSCHMHPDPDALGSAAGLTYLLEKRMPDARVRMCVRGQIPGGLNDAFSKHARLDIDKWPESFDDIDAAILCDVQPAFPTNPLPDDVSPVAVVDHHRSRRKNPDSKFCDIRPDIGATASIVFSYFAELDEVIPPDLSAVLLYAIESDLAGSAGTPSELDNLALSTLALTADTRRLYKMRNVALPQEYFAGYAAAMTNAVRYGNCMVSALGPVQTLEKPAVMADFLLRLDGVETVLVTGLHDEDGNGIADRLVLSLRTGGGRSAGELMRKLVRDIGQGGGHKHKAGGFISLDELSDLPKIRARIKRRLLRNLDIGDARGQWLLPDAPPKIDVTGGTATARSAPAMDLEDAV
- a CDS encoding arsenate reductase ArsC; this translates as MKRYLVLCTGNRCRSQMAHGWLAHLGGAGVHVDSAGTHPKGVHPVAVEVMAEVGVDISKHTSDHVDRYADGEYDAVITVCDSAKEACPVFAGAKRTVHRAFTDPDAEMPVDEQRVLFREIRDEIGAWVRRFLAEERAAAPRPQNG
- a CDS encoding ankyrin repeat domain-containing protein, translated to MAGSEKTGGFDPNQANALLSAVALGDPDLVRRCIDAGADLDEQEQHWHGGQIYTTPLIRAVLDGHREIVELLLHAGADPNAPGAAYVEELTPMIAACKLGDVEVMQRLLDAGADPHQRTAGLNEHRRQVLHVAAEHGQVGAVRWLLGKNVKPSVKDSEKQTPLHCAAKEGHADVVRVLLEAGADPHAKAYDINKLTPRQAAERWKGLRYSDDRRPAPSKAGLREVIDLLGEAEKATPKRAKKQAKKKAAPVIEQRWKGAAYELPMPTFAEPCPQGAVDLLEEALGVEARTSDEVSNIHYFVAGEDTAKRVVDEQRDAIESLGCRVFIGNGPAGFQIHPDARVMLIPSTDLAEAIGLMQSNGANYEVGPGQVFAALRQLHELRPFVLSTIDYDLIEGRFTGRGGNSRALAKWMYTFCPDIVNQGVGSVAALATALTHGDRLYFWWD
- a CDS encoding valine--tRNA ligase, translated to MELSKSYDAAATESAVARVWNEENCFHAEPDPSRESFVVVIPPPNVTAALHLGHALNNTIQDILVRRARMRGLNAVWLPGTDHAGIATQSVVEKRVLAEEGKRRTDFERDEFVAKIQAWKDEYEQTILGQLKAMGCSCDFDRTAFTMDEQRAKAVREAFFRLFKDGLIYRGKRLVNWDPVTQTALADDEVEMEDIDGSFWYLKYPLVDSDETVTVATTRPETMLGDTAVAVNPKDEKRAHLIGRKVRLPIVDREIPIVGDEYVVIPDPESSDPKAKYASGFLKVTPAHDPNDWDIGQRHDLDVINIMAPDASISDAHGWTPETDAAKAFVGKSREDARTAVVEWFKDNGLLAEVRPYSHAVGHSYRSHVPVEPYLSDQWYVAMQKPIGGESEGNVEGTDIPKNSLAGYALTALSGDQRELPPEAPFGRRSTNQLSFIPDRYAKTYHAWHANLRDWCISRQLWWGHRIPVWTFALELSGIDGVHTAAGIKEGRYRAFERAKVRLEELAAAEGQPGCFVFDFNFLGAKIRVTPRNSEAIGILQRFIAYKRSFAAQEVGKRTQYAEHDADNRPIYHNTHVRETAAEALLALHSFDTIDPDVLDTWFSSALWPISTLGWPDDTAELKAWNPTTVLCTAREIITLWVGRMVMFNRYFRGGDLPFNDVFIHAMIQDGHGQKMSKSLGNGVDPLDIIHSHGADAMRFTLCQMTTHTQDVRMPVDMVDPHTGETFEPKTITNKAGFTVAAPIQEHGGKKMVSSYGLASGEASPTDDMPLARNTSSKFDLGRNFCNKLWNASRFVIGNLDGDASVGELSAVDRWILSRLAKTIDAVNDAAENYRFDRYATAIYDFVWRDYCDWYIEAAKPALRDEATAATTRAVLSTCLDAALRLLSPITPFVTEKLWWALNDVAPSRGIPGMFDLPPSERCMLAAWPTGNTDAIDEEAEATIATLQELATAIRTVRNENNADPRKKYPVTIAGASDAVQANASVIELWATCTVNFGNAPADAAKTTAAGCEVYVEGVIDKAAGAKRKAELERKIKAMQGRLANKGYTDKAPAHLVQQTRDELAAAEAELAALS